The following proteins come from a genomic window of Lolium rigidum isolate FL_2022 chromosome 5, APGP_CSIRO_Lrig_0.1, whole genome shotgun sequence:
- the LOC124651094 gene encoding protein HIRA, producing the protein MLTEKPSWVRHEGLQIFSIDIQPSGLRFATGGGDQKVRIWNMKSVSKDGQNDDANQRLLATVRDHFGSVNCVRWAKHGRFLASGSDDQAILIHERKAGSGTSEFGSGEPADIENWKVVMTLRGHTADVVDLNWSPDDSTLASGSLDNTVHIWSMTNGICTAVLRGHSSLVKGVTWDPIGSFIASQSDDKTVIIWRTSDWSLAHKTEGHWSKSLGSTFFRRLAWSPCGHFITTTHGFQKPRHSAPVLERGEWSATFDFLGHNAPVVVVKFNHSMFRKHLATGQDAKAAPAGWANGASKTSAKEQQPYNIIAIGSQDRTITVWTTAGARPLFVAKHFFSQSVVDLSWSPDGYSLFACSLDGSVATFHFEAKELGYRLSDSELDELKRSRYGDVRGRQSNLAESPAQLLLEEASVKQLAGKKGTPAAVQQFQVPPKVPADVPKPPTPAVQIQKAPEPLPEEEKKTAADDTTKVTRISSPVKQREYRRPDGRKRIIPEAVGFPSGQENISNRSQNQAVDFSPLDQRMRPGENGIRSSYSTAGNNCNNYGRTGITARANISESLVIQKASANAGSDGRLSVEHTGSVLPGSLASSSVLSITVHNKKENEGSLPVCLEAKPVERSAGDMVGVGGSFSTKETEIKCSREKETLWSDRIAGKVTVLAGNANFWAVGCEDGCLQVYTRCGMRAMPAMMMGSSAVFIDCDDCWKLLLVTRRGLMYIWDLYNRTCILQDSLASLVASPDDTSSAKDAGTVKIISAAFSRCGSPLVVLVNRHAFLYDMSMKCWLRIADDCFPGSNFSSSFSSTQGGELGKLQIDIGKFMARKPMWSRVTDDGVQTRAHLETQLAASLALKSSQEYRQHLLSYIRFLAREADESRLREVCESFLGPPIAMVDAASTDAKNPSWDPDVLGMKKHKLLREDILPSMATNRKVQRLLNEFMDLLSEYEGADANVDKMDVTPPATEAKDTADKMDVTPPATETKDAADVDKMDVIPPEAKDAAAT; encoded by the exons ATGCTGACGGAGAAGCCGAGCTGGGTTCGCCATGAGGGGCTGCAgatcttctccatcgacatccaGCCCAGCGGCCTCCGCTTCGCCACGGGCGGCGGCGACCAGAAg GTTCGCATATGGAACATGAAGTCAGTAAGTAAAGACGGTCAAAACGATGATGCCAACCAGAGATTGCTGGCAACAGTACGAGACCATTTTGGATCGGTAAactgtgtgagatgggccaagcatGGCCGGTTTCTTGCTTCAGGATCAGACGATCAAGCTATCCTAATTCATGAAAGGAAAGCTGGTTCTGGTACATCTGAGTTTGGAAGTGGAGAACCTGCGGATATAGAAAATTGGAAGGTTGTAATGACATTAAGAGGGCATACTGCGGATGTG GTAGATCTGAATTGGTCCCCTGATGACTCGACGCTGGCTAGCGGCAGCTTGGACAACACAGTTCACATCTGGAGCATGACCAACGGTATTTGTACTGCTGTCTTGCGAGGGCATTCCAGCTTAGTTAAAGGAGTTACTTGGGATCCTATTGGATCTTTTATTGCAAGCCAGTCAGATGACAAGACGGTTATCATATGGCGTACAAGTGACTGGAGTCTTGCTCACAAGACCGAAGGCCATTGGTCAAAATCT CTTGGTTCGACATTTTTTAGGCGGCTTGCTTGGTCGCCCTGTGGCCACTTCATAACTACGACTCATGGTTTCCAGAAACCTAGGCACTCAGCCCCGGTGCTTGAACGGGGCGAGTGGTCTGCAACATTTGACTTTCTTGGACATAACGCGCCTGTGGTTGTGGTGAAGTTTAATCATTCGATGTTCCGTAAGCATTTAGCTACTGGTCAAGATGCAAAGGCTGCACCAGCTGGGTGGGCCAATGGAGCATCAAAAACATCAGCAAAAGAACAGCAACCATACAATATTATTGCTATCGGAAGTCAAGACCGGACAATTACTGTTTGGACGACAGCAGGTGCCCGGCCATTGTTTGTTGCTAAGCATTTCTTCTCTCAAAGTGTGGTTGATTTATCTTG GAGCCCGGATGGTTATTCACTTTTTGCCTGCTCTCTGGATGGATCAGTTGCCACCTTTCACTTCGAAGCAAAGGAGCTCGGGTACAGGCTAAGTGATTCTGAACTGGATGAACTGAAGAGGAGTAGATATGGTGATGTTAGAGGGAGGCAATCAAATCTAGCTGAAAGCCCTGCACAACTGCTGCTAGAAGAAGCATCGGTGAAGCAATTGGCTGGGAAGAAGGGAACACCCGCCGCTGTCCAGCAATTTCAAGTGCCCCCAAAAGTTCCTGCAGACGTACCCAAACCACCAACTCCAGCTGTGCAAATTCAGAAAGCTCCTGAACCTCTACCTGAAGAAGAGAAGAAAACAGCGGCTGATGACACCACCAAAGTTACCCGAATATCTAGTCCAGTGAAACAAAGGGAGTACCGACGTCCTGATGGTCGGAAAAGAATAATACCTGAGGCAGTTGGGTTTCCTTCTGGCCAGGAAAACATTTCCAACCGTTCTCAGAATCAGGCTGTTGATTTCTCACCCCTAGATCAGCGGATGCGCCCTGGAGAGAACGGAATAAGATCATCCTACAGTACTGCTGGTAATAATTGTAATAACTACGGACGCACTGGCATCACAGCGAGAGCCAACATTAGCGAGAGTCTTGTCATTCAAAAGGCTTCCGCCAATGCTGGTAGTGATGGAAGGTTGAGTGTTGAACACACCGGATCTGTACTTCCAGGCTCGCTGGCCTCCTCTTCTGTGCTTTCTATTACTGTACACAATAAGAAGGAAAATGAGGGTTCGTTGCCTGTCTGCCTTGAAGCAAAGCCAGTAGAACGCTCtgcaggtgacatggttggagtcgGTGGGTCATTCTCAACAAAAGAAACTGAGATTAAATGTTCAAGAGAAAAGGAAACTCTTTGGTCGGACCGCATCGCTGGAAAAGTTACTGTCTTGGCTGGTAATGCAAACTTCTGGGCAGTTGGCTGCGAAGACGGTTGCCTGCAG GTTTACACAAGATGTGGAATGAGAGCGATGCCAGCGATGATGATGGGCTCATCTGCCGTTTTCATAGATTGTGATGACTGCTGGAAACTGCTTCTTGTAACAAGAAGAGGGTTGATGTACATATGGGACCTCTATAACAGGACGTGCATTCTGCAAGATTCTTTGGCATCTCTGGTTGCCTCTCCAGACGACACATCATCAGCAAAAGATGCCG GTACAGTAAAGATTATATCTGCCGCATTCTCAAGATGTGGTTCACCCTTGGTTGTCCTTGTCAACCGACATGCTTTCCTCTATGACATGAGCATGAAGTGCTGGCTGAGGATCGCCGACGATTGCTTTCCTGGATCGAATTTTTCTAGCTCGTTTAGTTCGACTCAAGGTGGAGAGCTAGGGAAGTTGCAGATCGACATAGGAAAGTTCATGGCTAGAAAGCCTATGTGGAGCAG GGTTACTGATGATGGGGTGCAGACACGTGCCCATCTCGAGACCCAGCTAGCGGCTTCGTTGGCTTTGAAGTCTTCACAAGAATATCGCCAACACCTCCTATCCTACATAAGGTTTTTGGCAAG AGAAGCAGACGAATCTCGTCTACGTGAAGTCTGTGAGAGCTTTCTTGGTCCTCCCATTGCCATGGTTGATGCTGCATCTACTGATGCTAAGAATCCATCATGGGATCCTGATGTGCTT GGAATGAAGAAACACAAGCTTCTTAGGGAAGATATACTTCCTTCGATGGCGACGAACCGCAAGGTCCAGCGGCTGCTGAACGAGTTCATGGACCTCTTGTCGGAGTATGAAGGGGCTGATGCAAACGTTGACAAGATGGACGTGACACCTCCAGCAACCGAAGCCAAAGACACCGCTGACAAGATGGACGTGACACCTCCAGCAACAGAAACCAAGGACGCCGCAGATGTTGACAAGATGGACGTGATACCTCCAGAAGCCAAGGACGCCGCTGCCACATAG
- the LOC124651095 gene encoding GDSL esterase/lipase At5g03610-like isoform X2, whose protein sequence is MDHHRRRSRSLPSMAAARALLCLAILVVLPSAASAAASPADGCKSERGSGGGRRRKHEPLWVFGDSYADTGNLGDLGRELTHSWYSPYGETFPRRPAGRFSDGRVLTDFVASALGMPTPVAYKGRRRASRDKLARGMNFAVGGAGVLDTGNFQRNISAQIDLFQAMQKQRRRGCARVAGNNNNTGTALVVVSGNDYAYAADKDNGTSAAIAYIPTVVRELGYQLRRLRDEVGMGRVVVTNLHPMGCTPVFTRPLNYTGCDPLANAGAAQHNAALAFVLAALDPANATFLLLDVHTPFAAILLNDDRDNKNSRGFTSTLRPCCESFTPDGYCGEQDENGTRQYALCDDPRRYFYWDDVHPTQAAWATVAATFKATVKSFMST, encoded by the exons ATGGACCACCATCGGCGCCGGAGCCGCAGCCTTccatccatggccgccgcccgagCGCTTCTCT GTCTCGCGATACTGGTGGTGTTGCCGtctgcggcgtcggcggcggcctcgccggcggacGGCTGCAAGAGCGAgcgggggagcggcggcggcaggaggaggaAGCACGAGCCGCTGTGGGTGTTCGGCGACTCGTACGCGGACACGGGCAACCTGGGGGACCTGGGCCGGGAGCTCACCCACTCGTGGTACAGCCCCTACGGCGAGACCTTCCCGCGCCGCCCCGCCGGCCGCTTCTCCGACGGCCGCGTCCTCACCGACTTTGTCG CCTCGGCGCTGGGGATGCCGACCCCGGTGGCGTACAAGGGGCGGCGTCGCGCGTCACGCGACAAACTCGCGCGCGGCATGAACTTCgccgtgggcggcgccggcgtgCTCGACACGGGCAACTTCCAGCGAAACATCAGCGCCCAGATCGACCTCTTCCAGGCCATGCAGAAGCAGCGGCGGCGAGGCTGCGCCCGCGTCgccggcaacaacaacaacaccgggACGGCGCTCGTGGTCGTCTCCGGCAACGACTACGCCTACGCCGCCGACAAGGACAACGGCACCAGC GCTGCGATCGCGTACATCCCGACGGTGGTGCGCGAGCTGGGGTACCAGCTCCGGCGGCTGCGCGACGAGGTCGGGATGGGGCGGGTCGTCGTGACCAACCTGCACCCGATGGGGTGCACGCCGGTCTTCACCCGCCCGCTCAACTACACCGGCTGCGACCCGCTGGCCAACGCCGGCGCCGCCCAGCACAACGCGGCGCTCGCCTTCGTGCTCGCCGCTCTCGACCCCGCCAACGCCACCTTCCTCCTCCTCGACGTCCACACCCCCTTCGCCGCCATCCTCCTCAACGACGACAGAGACAACAAGAACAGCCGTGGGTTCACAAGCACGCTGCGGCCGTGCTGCGAGAGCTTCACCCCTGACGGCTACTGCGGCGAGCAAGACGAGAACGGCACGCGGCAGTACGCGCTCTGCGACGACCCCCGGCGCTACTTCTACTGGGACGATGTTCACCCGACGCAGGCCGCCTGggccaccgtcgccgccaccttCAAGGCAACCGTCAAGAGCTTCATGTCCACCTGA
- the LOC124651095 gene encoding GDSL esterase/lipase At5g03610-like isoform X1, which translates to MLTIYCPANHARALSLQLSASLSSLSATRSLTLLWCTHQGLAILVVLPSAASAAASPADGCKSERGSGGGRRRKHEPLWVFGDSYADTGNLGDLGRELTHSWYSPYGETFPRRPAGRFSDGRVLTDFVASALGMPTPVAYKGRRRASRDKLARGMNFAVGGAGVLDTGNFQRNISAQIDLFQAMQKQRRRGCARVAGNNNNTGTALVVVSGNDYAYAADKDNGTSAAIAYIPTVVRELGYQLRRLRDEVGMGRVVVTNLHPMGCTPVFTRPLNYTGCDPLANAGAAQHNAALAFVLAALDPANATFLLLDVHTPFAAILLNDDRDNKNSRGFTSTLRPCCESFTPDGYCGEQDENGTRQYALCDDPRRYFYWDDVHPTQAAWATVAATFKATVKSFMST; encoded by the exons ATGCTTACCATTTATTGCCCAGCTAACCACGCGCGGGCGCTCTCTCTCCAACTCTCTGCCTCTCTGTCGTCTCTCTCTGCAACACGTTCATTAACTCTGCTCTGGTGCACTCATCAAGGTCTCGCGATACTGGTGGTGTTGCCGtctgcggcgtcggcggcggcctcgccggcggacGGCTGCAAGAGCGAgcgggggagcggcggcggcaggaggaggaAGCACGAGCCGCTGTGGGTGTTCGGCGACTCGTACGCGGACACGGGCAACCTGGGGGACCTGGGCCGGGAGCTCACCCACTCGTGGTACAGCCCCTACGGCGAGACCTTCCCGCGCCGCCCCGCCGGCCGCTTCTCCGACGGCCGCGTCCTCACCGACTTTGTCG CCTCGGCGCTGGGGATGCCGACCCCGGTGGCGTACAAGGGGCGGCGTCGCGCGTCACGCGACAAACTCGCGCGCGGCATGAACTTCgccgtgggcggcgccggcgtgCTCGACACGGGCAACTTCCAGCGAAACATCAGCGCCCAGATCGACCTCTTCCAGGCCATGCAGAAGCAGCGGCGGCGAGGCTGCGCCCGCGTCgccggcaacaacaacaacaccgggACGGCGCTCGTGGTCGTCTCCGGCAACGACTACGCCTACGCCGCCGACAAGGACAACGGCACCAGC GCTGCGATCGCGTACATCCCGACGGTGGTGCGCGAGCTGGGGTACCAGCTCCGGCGGCTGCGCGACGAGGTCGGGATGGGGCGGGTCGTCGTGACCAACCTGCACCCGATGGGGTGCACGCCGGTCTTCACCCGCCCGCTCAACTACACCGGCTGCGACCCGCTGGCCAACGCCGGCGCCGCCCAGCACAACGCGGCGCTCGCCTTCGTGCTCGCCGCTCTCGACCCCGCCAACGCCACCTTCCTCCTCCTCGACGTCCACACCCCCTTCGCCGCCATCCTCCTCAACGACGACAGAGACAACAAGAACAGCCGTGGGTTCACAAGCACGCTGCGGCCGTGCTGCGAGAGCTTCACCCCTGACGGCTACTGCGGCGAGCAAGACGAGAACGGCACGCGGCAGTACGCGCTCTGCGACGACCCCCGGCGCTACTTCTACTGGGACGATGTTCACCCGACGCAGGCCGCCTGggccaccgtcgccgccaccttCAAGGCAACCGTCAAGAGCTTCATGTCCACCTGA
- the LOC124654591 gene encoding probable uridine nucleosidase 2: protein MGQRSMEANGHQIQPTAAEKEKVIIDTDPGIDDSVAIMMAFQAPGVEVIGLTTIFGNCTTAYATRNALILCEKAGRSDVPVAEGSAEPLKGGKPQVADFVHGSDGIGNIPVPDPTTKKVEQTAAELLVDKVSRFPGEVSVLALGPLTNVALAIKMDPSFVSKVKKIVVLGGAFFAAGNATPSAEANIHSDPEAADIVFTSGADIVVVGLNITTQVSFTVDDLAELRNSKGKHAQFLCDICKFYSDWHFKSYGDPAVFLHDPVSFAALMRPELFTFRKGVVRVETQGICRGHTSMDMGLKKFNTENAWSGYTPISVAWTVDKAKVVSFVKDLLTV from the exons ATGGGGCAGCGATCGATGGAGGCGAACGGGCATCAGATCCAGCccacggcggcggagaaggagaaggtcaTTATCGACACCGATCCGGGCATAG ATGACAGCGTGGCCATCATGATGGCGTTCCAGGCACCGGGCGTCGAGGTCATAGGTCTCACCACCATCTTCGGCAACTGCACCACTGCCTATGCCACCCGCAACGCCTTGATACTG TGTGAGAAGGCAGGACGTTCTGACGTCCCGGTAGCAGAGGGCAGCGCTGAGCCTCTCAAG GGAGGGAAGCCGCAAGTCGCCGACTTTGTTCACGGGTCTGACGGCATCGGGAACATACCTGTCCCTGATCCCACCACCAAGAAAGTAGAGCAAACCGCCGCGGAGTTACTGGTCGACAAGGTGTCGCGGTTCCCAGGAGAGGTCTCAGTGCTCGCCTTGGGCCCTCTCACGAATGTTGCCTTG GCCATCAAGATGGACCCCTCATTCGTGAGCAAGGTGAAGAAGATCGTTGTACTAGGTGGAGCTTTCTTCGCCGCAGGGAATGCCACCCCTTCAGCCGAAGCAAAT ATCCACAGCGACCCGGAAGCGGCGGACATCGTGTTCACCTCCGGGGCCGACATCGTCGTGGTTGGCCTCAACATCACCACCCAGGTGAGCTTCACCGTGGATGATCTTGCGGAGCTGAGGAACTCTAAGGGGAAGCACGCGCAGTTCCTGTGCGACATCTGCAAGTTCTACAGCGACTGGCACTTCAAGTCGTACGGCGACCCGGCCGTGTTCCTGCACGACCCGGTGAGCTTCGCGGCGCTGATGCGGCCGGAGCTGTTCACGTTCCGGAAGGGCGTGGTGCGGGTGGAGACTCAGGGCATCTGCCGGGGGCACACCTCCATGGACATGGGCCTCAAGAA GTTTAATACGGAGAATGCGTGGTCGGGGTACACGCCCATCTCGGTGGCCTGGACGGTCGACAAGGCCAAGGTCGTCTCCTTCGTCAAGGACCTCCTCACTGTCTAA